tcaaatttgtaaagtttttatgtatttattctttcattttccttGCACTGTTTTTCTCCATTACATGTCCAGTCCTTGAAAAAgctatttttataataatgtttTCTGGCATTATTCATAAAGCATTAATTTTTAACCAGTTTACTTTAGATGTGCATGGTGGACATATACATAGCCCAGGATCCTAGAAAGTATACATTCATAGtatatttagagaaaaaatttgTGCTTGATAACATGCATCTGTTCTTGTATAACAATTGCATGTGTCAATTTAGGTACTACATTTTTGAGTTTTCATGCAGAGTTGAGACAAAGTTTCCCATTACAAATTGTAATATTGTTTGAATAgtgaaatgagggaaaataaGGTTGTAGATTATTTTGTTTGCTGGCTACTAGTGCTATCTAAAGATGTGCTTATCTCctttgccttttctttcttctttattattttaatatgataCTTCTGAAATGCTACATGGGAACTTACTATATTAAACATTAAATCAGCATTATCGCCATGGACATTGTGCTTATTTGAACACTATTAAGATTAGCTGGGAAATTTGTTCTGCAATTCACTTTAATGCATATTCTGTGAGGTTTAAGCTTCTAGGATCATGTGTTGCCTATGGTCTTATGTTGTTTCAAtccttgtataattttttcttttgcaaacTTTATTTGGTATCATTCCCTTTCGCAGTCTAGGGCCCTCTTGGCATAACAAATAAATCAGTTCTGGAAATTCTCTCCCTTTGTTTGAGGTTCTgaacctttttttctctctttctttttactaATCACTTCTTATAAGAATTATAAATTAGTACTCAGGGAAGTTTACAGAAGAATGAGATAACTTCAAGGCAGAAAACTCAGGTGAAAATAAAATGTTCAAatgaaaaatctaaacaaaCCGAAGTATAAGAAAGCGAAGGTTAGCATCTAGAAAAGCAACTTGACCTTGCATATTCTGGAGCTAGTAATCTTCTTGAAGCTAATATGATTCTTCTGGCTCTAAAGAATTTTGGTAGTATGCATGAATTGTGGCCACCCTGATAATCATGCTGACAGTGGCTTTGGGCAGGTTGAAAAATCTGTCTGAGTGCTTGGGGTATCTTAGGGTTAGGATAATTTGCAGATTAAGGGTTTAGAGCTTTAGAAAGAGGGGTTATGGTTCAAGAATAACTAGTGGATTGGTTCCAGGatgcttaatgtggattgtggTTGGAACAAAATCGTCATTCCTTTGAGGATAATGAGAAGacgttggatgagttaaaggtttTATGCCAACGTAGTCTTTTGGAGTGGTttcgttgttggggttttactgattgttcttctctctttgAGTTTATGTTTTCTCTTAGCTTAGTTTCCTGATTACTCCTTTTGTCGTGAtgtctgttttattttttcttgctgttcatcatcatgaacaacttgtacttttccttttttctcttttataatagttttctgattacctattaaaaaaaaaaagaataactaGTGTTTTGGTAGGGAAGGGAAAAGATTTAATTCATGGTTGCAAAAAATTGAGACCGTATCTGTGATCAGCAGCATGAACAGTGGTATAAATAGCACATGTGAACAGTAAATGTGCCATAATACTCAAAACCCTCGACTTTTCTTTGAATCAACTCTCTTCTTATTGGAAAGCAATGACACACTTTATTAACTCTAGACCTTAACTTTTTGCAAGAGGACTAACTACTACTTTGACTAGTAAACAAACTTCTAATTAGATTGGACCAAAAGGTCCAAAACCCACATAAAATCCCATTAACTACATAAGacttacctattaaaaaaataaatctcaagGCCCACAACAACTATGACTCACAAGTAACAAAATACCCTGGACTctataaaaaaaccaaacaaaacataaataaaatattaatggcCTAATTAACTTCCACAGAAACTTATTACTTGGATTTGCACTTAATCTTAGGCTTCCatagagtgtttttttttgtctgcCATGCAATGGTCACGCCATCAAGATGCTTTGTTGATCATGGAAAATAGTTCAGTCAAGCCAATGAGTTCAATATTATTTCCAGtaggcttttttattttttagatttttaattgCTTCTGAAGCTGATCTCTAGAGTATCTTTAGGAGATACAATGAAGAAGTTCTGATGTATACTACTATATGGGAAATTTGTTTTTAGTAATACTGATGCCCCATTGTCAGTTGGATGATAACACCAACAgttatgtgaaaaattgtgtgaAATCTAACATTTTGGGAGTTCTTTGTTTCTATCCTCTCATCTAGTTTGTTATAAGTGTAAGACACCATGTAATTATTATGcatttttatttaccaaaaaagaaatttatgctgtgttcttttttttgctCTGTGAATTCTATTTTGTGTTCTGAATTGGCTAATATTTCATACTTCTATGTGACCGAAGTGAAAATGGTTCtggaaatatataaataatgtgaACTTTaatctgaaattttttgagtttgtagCATTGCATGATAAGGGAACTAAGGGCCTGTTACATAAGTGCTGAGCTATTGGGAACACATGAGCAGGTTGAGCATATTCTGGTTCCAATCCAGCTAACAGATTGGCTTTGTTTGATCAGGGGATTGAAATTTGGCTGAGGCTATAATTTATGATATTAGAAAAGTGAAATGGGCTTAACCTTTCAATGCCACTTATAGAAATTGCAAGCATCTAGCTAGAATTTATCATTGCCATTTGCGGCAAGTTGTGGTACCCTTttgcaatttctttttcttctgctgGTTTGAGATATGATTGACAGGTGACTTATATCTCATTTATTTAGTCAAGCCCCAAGCTGGAAAGTTGATTTCTCTCAGCTTGTCTGGCCTGAATACAGGTTCTGAAAGTTAGGGTCAGCTTATGCTCCTGGGAATGAGCATAAACTGCTTAGCCTGTTAGTGGTGAATGCTCCCGGATTGCCCAATAACAAGTTCTGGCAGGTGGGGTTAGTTGCTGGTAGGTTTTACTGGCTTGAGGTGAGTCCAAGGGCTCTTCTTTAGTAAGGTACCCTatgttattttcaaaaaatgaaaaaaaaaaaagaaagaaagttagGATTAGTGTGGTTGGGCTGTGGCCTTTAAAAGTTTCATAaatatgaaatgaaaagaagatGTTTTGACATGCAAAAGCAGCCTAAAAAGCCCAAGCCACTCCACAAAAGCAGTGAAAAGCCCATGTCCTATTCGGCTGTAGGTAGCTTCTACTTTTTAAAAGCTGAAGCAGCTCTAGGGCAGCCATGAAAGCCCCACTAAACATGGCCTTAGTTTAGGTCTAAATAGGTCGTAGGTTTAGGTGGACTGTTGATCCCTCAGTTGCTCTTGAGTTGGACTCTAGCCTCACCAATATACTTGTTTTGCAGTCCTAATAATCTGTTATTGTGGACCTCTAGCTGTTGCCCTATGAATGTATTATAAATAGCTTAATATCTAGCTCTTGTAATTGTTTTGGGGGCTGTTGGCACTCAATTATCAAAACACTTCACTAAACATATAGATATTTATCTTAACAAAGTTCAGTGCAAGAAATTCAGAATTTTCAATGATTAGTTATAAAACTGCAGCAGGTTACTTGACTTTCTTCTCCACAGGCTTTTCTGAAGGAAGATACTGCTATAGTTcaacttgttatatttgatgaTCAAATTGGGTGCTTCGTTTATCTACTGTTCACCAGTTTTGAAACACATTTGTTTGGATCAGGATTCGGTTAGAGGTATGCCTTAAAAGCATAAGCATATAAATAGTGCCTTTGCTGTCATGAAGGTTAGTTTGCCATTTATTATAGCTACGTGATGAGTGGAGAGAagtaaaagaaggaaagaagcAGATATGTCAAATTGTCCATTTAGCTTTATAGTTTTCTGGATTGGAAAACAATTGGAATCATACTAAGCGCAGCTTTTGGAATCATGAAGTGCAGCGCATTTCCCTGCATTAATGATCATTTCCTGCCTAATGTTTTCTCTTTACTCAGGCGACAACAGGAAGCAGAACAGAAATTGCTAGAAGAAGAGACTGCAAAGAGGGTGGAAGAAGCGATTCGTAGGAAAGTTGAGGAGAGCTTGTTCTCTAAGGAGATTAAGCTTGAAATTCAGAGGCGGTTGGAAGAGGGACGGAAAAGACTTCATGATGAAGTTGCAGCtcaacttgagaaagaaaaggaagctGCTATCATCGAGGCTAGGCAAAAAGAGGTATATACTTAGAATCACTCTCCCTTTATTCTCTCTTTTCCCCCACTGGTCTGAAAGGCACATTATTGCCAGTATCATGATGTACCATTTGGGATTCTTATTTTAGGGGGGTGGAGGGTGGCTTTCCTCTAGCAATGCTTTTCTaacttcttttgaaaatttgctCACTGGAATTGTCAAATGTCAGTCCTCTGTTAGATTCTCTACAACATTCTTTGTACCCCCCCTCGCCTGTCCCATCTTGTTAGTCCTTtagaaaatccaatttttaagGAACACCATTTAATGCTGTGTCTTTCAAATAAAGAGGTATAAGCTTCCAAACCTACCATTGATGTGGGACAACCtaggcttcaccacctagaACAGTCCCATGGTAACCTAAGGCCACCTGGAATAACCACCAAATGCAAAAGCATTTTCACAAAGAAATTTTTGATTAACAATTAgtctaaatacaaaataaaccATATGGAGCTTTATAGAGCTTCCAGGAAATAAAGAGATAGATAACAACTAATCGTAGCTGAACTCAAATACTAATCCAAATGCTAAACTAGTCCCTATCTAAGAACATGATATTTAATCCCTATCATGACTCAagctaaacaaataaaaacttaaaatataacattatccaatgaaaatacaaaataaaatattgaaataatgTATAGTTGTGCACCTGCTTTAACCACTCTTAATTTAACTCAAGTGGAAGAGGGGTAtggacttataaaaaaaagttaagagtaagttatgacttatgagatttactcttttttcctgtatttttttttccaattctttTAGGCTACTTTTTGTCCATTATTTTGTGCATAAAGTAtctatttcataataaaataccatttcttatataaaaaaaggttgGGAAAGTCATTTATAGTGTATTCATTGACTTTTCAAAGAGAACCATATTTTGGGGTATCCTGAAATGGAATAGAGGACCAACAATATGGGACAGAGGgaatatttaagaagaaaaatcaatCTATAATTTCAGTGGCTATGTGAGATGAGATTTTACAAAACTTTGGAAAAATAAATGGCTAAAATTCTGTGTAAATATTCTTATTGCTATAGAAGTAAATGGTGTTGGTATTCACTTTGTGGGATATTTTGGGTTATGCCCATGTTGGTGGTGTTATTGCGGTGTTGGTACTAGAAACCAAAGTGTCGTCATATGGATTGCCATTTCATTATGTCCTTATGTGGAGTATttggttggggggggggggtgggggatgTTCAAATGTTTAGATTTGAATTATCAATGCTgattactcttttttatttttattttttatttacctatcaaaaaaaaaaaaaaaactcattaatgAAACTTTTagttatttgttatttaaatattactGTACTTACCCCCCAAAAAACAACTGTTCTTTCTTGGTTAATTTTTCCCTCTGTTTagatatttttatcttttgtatTCTTGCTGTATATTATGGCTGCATCCTTCAGTTTGGAATGAAGTAAATTTATATCTTTGTGCATATATTGCTTCAGTTTTTGTTCATACTTTCAAGTAAAATGATAATCGAAATGCATactgtttattttttatcatttgaaatataattttatttttatttttactttaaaatccTACACACATAGGGAACAGGATAATcttcatttcaatttttgtccATTTCGTCCGTGTTATTTAGATTCTATTTTCCAGATCTAATTGTATACAAACtgtcatgtcatttaaaattttaaatgacatggaagtacagtaaaataaaatctgaatCATGAAATGGACGAAAAAAACCCTTTACCCGCAGGTAGGTGCACACACATGCTTTCCTGAGCAAATCAAAGAAAGATAtagtaatataaattaaaattttgatgtctAATATATAGAGTAACATATGGActtaatatgtgtgtgtgtgtcttagTAAGTGTATTtgttgatgatggtgatgataaTCCAACTTTGTATTTTCCTAGCTATAATACTAATTAGAATATTTTGGAAGAAGtataatatagaaaatattaatgttgtattatatttttaaattttaaaaatgtatatattttcaaaacaaacatTTGCTTGTGATGTTTTTCGACAAAATATGTACTTGTGAATTGTGTCCATTACAATACGTGTACAAATTTCACCTTggtgtatatattattttctgtAAGATGGAATCTGTGCTTGGTTTTGATGGGCCCTCTTCTTTTCTGCCATTTGCCTCATTCTTTAGTGGACCCTGGAAGGATACTTTAGGGCTACCATTCTTTCTTCCAATATAATCTTTTTGATCTTTACTGCTACCGCCCCCTCCCTCTTTCTCTGAGAACTGAGATACATACACGTACATACCAATGAGTATTTGAACTGACCAAAATTACTACTGTATTTTTCTCCTCCCAAAATGAGAATATTACCTGATTTATTTTGGTTACAGGAACAAGCTcgaaaagagaaggaagagcTGGAAAGGATGCTGGGGGAGAACCGGAAGAGGGTAGAAGAAGCTCAGAGAAGGGAAGCTTTAGAGCAGCAGCGACGAGAGGAAGAACGTTACAGGGAACTAGAAGAGCTCCAAAGACAAAAAGAAGAGGCTCTGCGAAGAAAGAAACAACAAGAGGAGGAAGAACGGTCAAACCAGTTGAAGTTGTTGGGTAAGAACAAATCCCGCCCAAAATTGTCATTTGCACTTGGCTCGAAGTGAACATTTGTAGAGGAACATGGTTTAATTGGTTTCTTAGTGTATGTGCTTGGAATTTATTCCATGTTCACATTTGTAATTTATGTTGTTTAATAAAGATTTTGGTGTGATAGATTTCTTGATAAATTCAGTTTTTTCATTCTGTCCCGTCCATCTTCCTCGTATGCTGCATTGTGTTTTGGATTTTCCTCCCTTAGGTTTTTGTAATGTgtgctatttttatttatttattacagtTAAATCATTTAAAAGCCATTGTTTTGAAACTTCTAGATTCTTCTACCTAATCAAACTAGGACTGGTCTCTATATCAATAGGTCTATGTTTAAAggtatttacaaaatttttatctaGATATTTTTTAGTTGTCTGagataattttgttaattaatggATGGTTTCCTTGAGTAAACGTATACTAAAAGCTACAAAAccaatgatgataaaaaaaagttctctTTTGGGACAAAGTTCACATACAACCTGGTTTGGAAGCAATCCATCCAAACCACATCAAAAAGCTGACATGTGTTTAGTTATGtgcaataaaattaaacaagaaAAGGTGACCTGTGTTTAAACTCAAAAAGCTAACATGTGTCTAGTTATGTGATCAAATTAATTGACTTATGTCCTACCCAAAATCCAAGTCTTACCATAAATGAATAGAAGGACAACAAATCTTGCCACACAATCCATCCAAACCACGtggttagcaaaaaaaaaaaatccatccaAACCACGTCAAAAAACTGGTATGTGTCTAGTTAtttgcaataaaattaaacaataaaagatGACGTGTGTTTAAACTCAAAAAGTTGACATGTGTTTAGTTATGTGTTCAAATTAATTGACTCATCTTACCCAAAATCCAAGTCACAtcataaaaatgaataaaatgacaACAAACCTTacgtgacaagttgttattggtgggtaacaaaataattttagcgGTAAGTTTATATTAAAACCAGTAAAAACTtgtcatttaagatttgttgtgaaaaagttGACGGCGTAACATTGACAACAAAAAATTGACGGCGtaacattattcttttttaaaacatctaaatGAAGAAGGGATTGTTGGATAACTAATTCCCTTTCTTGTCATCTCATTTTTTATCCACTACTCTCATTTCCATTCAAACTTCCTCCTTATTCATCCACTATTCTCCTGtccattcaaattttcaaaaacacaaaaacaccgGTAAGCATGGTAAAGCTTTTATAGGGATTATGGTTTTTAATTAAGGATGACAATGGGGAGGGGTAAGGCTCAAGGATAGGATCTTCACCCTTGTCTAGTCTGATTTTGTCTTACACTATCCTTGCCTTGCCCAGTATGACAAGGAAAACTTTCTTACCCCATCTCTCATGCTTAGTAAAATTCCACTTCATGTTAATTTGTTCCACTACTATTacagctttttaaaaataaaacttgtttcattaatataaatatatttgaaattacaactaaatttattccATGAttcccatcaaatcaaactaatttttagcaaaaactgaataatattatccaagtgtttaacaagataatattacaacaaaaacaaaaatcttaatATTTATGCATTAAAATAAGCTAGTattgatttgtttgtttaagTAGTAGGGatttagggtatgaaaaatttacaattatagcCCTTATTAACGTGGGACAAGGCTAAAATGTCTAAACCCATCTTCGCACCGCCACCTATGCAGGGCACCTGCACTAGATGAAGTGGGAAGGGGCAGGTCAAGGCAGGGCAGGCAAAATTGCTATTCCAAGTTTTAATGCTCTTTTTCAAGAGGTAATTCAGAAAATCCCTCACTCATCCAAAAATATACTGGAAATTCATGATAGTCAGACCTGGCCTGACGTGCTATTCAAGTCAAATCAACAATGTTCCAGGAAGTAAAATTGTGATTAAGCCCCAAGTTCTTGACGTAGGAGTGCTTATTCGAAACCACCTTGCATTGGTTCAACAAAAAGTTCACATGCATATCTCGCATAAATTTTACATCAATTTGGATACCAAGTACCAACTTAATAATAAGAGCTCTATCCTCATCAAATTTAGTTCAATGTATTTTTGATATAAGAAGAATCGAGATCAGCTTTTACCTGTGCTGTACATTACTAACAGTAAAATGCAAGCATTTATTATTTGAGATTATCTACTCTACAACGAATGACTGTAAAAAGAATTACATGTTAgcatgaaaagaaacaaagctTTTCCTATAAAACAATGATGATCAGcaagaaaaattaacaataacaaaaaggaaaataaatgaagGTCCCCTTCATGGCAAGTCTGGGAAAACCGTCTTCAAGAAATTGTTAAAACGTTTAGCATACAGCTTGGGTTCAACAACTGATATTTCAAGGGGGTTATATCGCAATGATTTGTATGCATGCTCAAGTTTCTTTTTCACGTTGTATTCCTGCAATATATCAATTATGCCCATGAAGAGGACAGCATCATAATCCTCAAAACGTTCATATTCGGAATCAGCTTCACTGTGGTGGGGCTTGCGGTGTGCCTGAGCTGGCATGTAAACTCCTAACTGCACGCGAAACCTGAGTAAAATTTGCAATTAGCAGTTAACTATATACTGCTGAGCTAGCAGCCCTATCTTAATAGATCATAGACATATTAGAAAGTCGAGAGTGGCAAGATAAGGAATGACAGCACAGAAATAAACATGTATGAATAGTTCCATAGCAGCACCCATTGGAGCAACGCTACAATTTTTTAGGGTCGAAACAGCAATGCCAGTCATTGTTGTTCAAGTTGGATGCAATACAACGACATTGAAAGATAAGGTTTGGGAAAATAATTTGAGTTTTGAATTCAAGGGAACAAGCAGGTGGgactacaaattttttatccACTTCACAATTTTCATCTATACCAATCAAAAGCATTAAAACAACTCCAgcttggatttttatttttttatttttttaaatttttaaatccaGCTTGGATCCATACCAAAGGGCAGTAAAGATgccaaaattttcacattttggGGTATCCATAAATTCATAGCTTgagtaagtaaataaaaaaaattaggaaacaagaaagagaacttttttttttggggggggggggggggaccaaCAAATGTGAAATTGGGACACTAAACAGTTCTATTGCATTAATAATCTCCAATATCAACTTAGATACTAATATGTTCTTAACGATGTAAAAATTGTTGAATAGTCGGTGCAGGAGATTTTAAATTCATGAGGGCTGTCATTCCCTGaacataaagagaaaaattCGGGAAGGGGTTGAATGTCTAATTACTATAGGAGAAAAACTGCAGTATGATAGCaagagaaatgaaaaatgatAGGAGCTACCTTCCAGTACCAGGCACTAAAAGATCAACTTCCTTGTCACCTAAAGAGTATGCTCTCAATACATTTCCTCTGCTGTGTGGACCTGGTGTTTTGCTGAGAATGTTGGGTTCATGGTTTACTAGTATCGGGCGTGTGGGAGGAATCGTGAGTTCTCCTTGTGAAATTGCATCTGTGGAAGAGAACATAAGCTAAAAATGCGAAAGCCACTCAAGAATATCTAAAAGTTTTAAGGAGCAAACAGGAGGTAGGGAGTACTaaagaaagttcaaagaagaTACAGTTTCCTCAAGCACATGCAAACAAGTCCACACACAACTCCATTTTATTTGCAAGAGTAAACAAACTATTCCAAATCATTGATGATAAAAACTATTATACCAGTTGATCTTATCATGCATCATTTCTCACTTTTACTCTCTTTCGTGAATTTTCACTAGATTAAACAATATACCAACTCATTCTTTCAATTAACAAAATATGATAATTTCAAATGCTGCAGTTGCAAGGGTGCACAGCAGAATAAAATCAGTATAAGTAACTGTTTGTAAAAGTTAGatttatggttaaatgattaaattcatcatcctaacagtttaagcttttgggaaaatcagtaatttatcatggtatcaaaGTAAGAGATCTTGAGTTCGATTTCTGTCTCCACTCTACCTTCCACTTAAATGTTAACATTCTCATGTATTTGGCCTCACTTATTTAAGGGAGAGTTTGGGCCCACTTGCAAGGGGAAGCGttaaaattatggttaaatgattaaattcattttttcctaacagcttaagcttttggaacaATTGATAATTATCAGCAAAATATACATACACAAATTTCTTCCAGTTGTTACCAATTGTGAAGCCTCTTGATGGGTCAAATTTCATAATCTAAATACAGGAACATAGGCAGCCATTGATACAATTTCAACAGAAATTCTTTACCTGGTGAGTTAGTCACTCCATGGACTTGAGCCCATGATCTCAGCCGCCACCCCATTCTTa
This portion of the Castanea sativa cultivar Marrone di Chiusa Pesio chromosome 7, ASM4071231v1 genome encodes:
- the LOC142644522 gene encoding uncharacterized protein LOC142644522 isoform X1 encodes the protein MPRDLSRSRSPSYRRRYSPAPVGHRYSRRSRRNRSRSPYSYSRRKSRSISPRHRRSRSPLRRHKSRSPTPRHYKRQRSRSSSLSPIRKSSSSSLGSIERKNASEKLRIEEEEKKRRQQEAEQKLLEEETAKRVEEAIRRKVEESLFSKEIKLEIQRRLEEGRKRLHDEVAAQLEKEKEAAIIEARQKEEQARKEKEELERMLGENRKRVEEAQRREALEQQRREEERYRELEELQRQKEEALRRKKQQEEEERSNQLKLLGKNKSRPKLSFALGSK
- the LOC142644522 gene encoding uncharacterized protein LOC142644522 isoform X2 gives rise to the protein MRRKSRSISPRHRRSRSPLRRHKSRSPTPRHYKRQRSRSSSLSPIRKSSSSSLGSIERKNASEKLRIEEEEKKRRQQEAEQKLLEEETAKRVEEAIRRKVEESLFSKEIKLEIQRRLEEGRKRLHDEVAAQLEKEKEAAIIEARQKEEQARKEKEELERMLGENRKRVEEAQRREALEQQRREEERYRELEELQRQKEEALRRKKQQEEEERSNQLKLLGKNKSRPKLSFALGSK